One genomic region from Streptomyces sp. NBC_00582 encodes:
- a CDS encoding 3-hydroxybutyryl-CoA dehydrogenase: protein MGAGIAEVCARAGLDVVVHEVSPGAAEAGRARITASLDRGVRRGKLTGAERDAALGRLRVTPDLTALADRDLVVEAATEDERVKVALFAELDRIVTREDAILASNTSSLPVVTLGRATTRPHQVIGVHFFNPVPVLELVEIVPSLLTEPQVQVRAEEFVTTVLGKKVIRAQDRAGFVVNALLVPYLLSAIRMLESGHASAEDIDTGMVLGCAHPLGPLHLADLIGLDTLKAIAEAMYADFKDPQHAPPPLLLRMVEAGLLGRKSGRGFHEYAVNT, encoded by the coding sequence ATGGGCGCGGGCATCGCCGAGGTCTGCGCCCGGGCCGGCCTGGACGTCGTGGTCCACGAGGTGAGTCCGGGCGCGGCCGAGGCGGGCCGGGCCCGGATCACCGCCTCGCTGGACAGGGGCGTACGGCGGGGCAAGCTCACCGGCGCCGAGCGCGACGCCGCCCTCGGCCGGCTGCGGGTCACCCCCGACCTCACCGCACTGGCCGACCGGGACCTGGTGGTGGAGGCGGCGACGGAGGACGAGCGGGTCAAGGTCGCGCTGTTCGCCGAGCTCGACCGGATCGTCACCCGCGAGGACGCGATCCTCGCCTCCAACACCTCCTCCCTGCCCGTGGTGACACTGGGCAGGGCCACCACCCGCCCGCACCAGGTGATCGGCGTCCACTTCTTCAACCCGGTCCCGGTACTGGAGCTGGTGGAGATCGTCCCGTCCCTGCTGACGGAACCTCAGGTACAGGTGCGGGCCGAGGAGTTCGTCACGACCGTCCTGGGCAAGAAGGTGATCCGCGCCCAGGACCGGGCCGGCTTCGTCGTCAACGCCCTGCTGGTGCCCTATCTCCTGTCCGCCATCCGGATGCTGGAGTCCGGCCACGCCTCGGCGGAGGACATCGACACCGGCATGGTCCTGGGCTGCGCCCACCCCCTGGGCCCCCTGCACCTGGCCGACCTGATCGGCCTGGACACCCTCAAGGCCATAGCGGAGGCGATGTACGCGGACTTCAAGGACCCCCAACACGCCCCACCACCCCTATTGCTACGGATGGTGGAAGCGGGCCTCCTGGGCCGCAAGTCGGGCCGGGGGTTCCATGAATACGCCGTGAACACCTGA